The Candidatus Coatesbacteria bacterium region GGTCTCGATCCCGCCCTGGAATTTCCCCTTCGCCATCATGGCCGGCATCACCGTGGCGCCGATCGTCTGCGGCAACACCGTCTGTCTCAAGCCCGCCACCCCGGCCCCGGCCATCGCCTGGCAGCTCGTCGAGATCTTCGAGCAGCTCCATCTGCCCAAGGGCGTGCTGAACTTCATCCCCGGTTCGGGCTCCGAGATCGGCGACCTGCTGGTCGACCACCCCCGGACGCGCTTCATCAACTTCACCGGCTCGATGGAAGTCGGCATGCGCATCTACGAGCGCGCCGCCAAGGTCCATCACGACAAGGGCCAGAAGTGGCTCAAGCGCACCGTTCTCGAGATGGGCGGCAAGGACTTCGTCGCCGCCGACGAGACCGCCGAGGTCGATAAGGTCGTCGAGGCCGTCACCGTCAGCGCCTTTGGCTTCCAGGGTCAGAAGTGCTCCGCCGGCAGCCGGGTAATCCTGCACCGGGACATCTACGACGAGGTCGTCGCCAAGCTGGAGAAGCGCGTGCCGCAGATCGTCACCCACGACGTCGCCGAGTGGATCGACGGTCCCGCCGTCAACAACCACGGTCCGGTCATCAACCGCGACTCCTACGACAAGATCCTGGCCTACATCGAGATCGGCAAGCAGGAGGGCCGGCTGCTCTGCGGCGGCGGATCCGCCGAGGTCGAGGGCCGCGAGGGCTTCTACATCCAGCCCACCGTCTTCGTCGACGTCCCCCCCGACGCCCGCGTCGCCCAGGAGGAGATTTTCGGCCCCGTCACCGCCGTCGTCAAAGCCGAGGACTTCGACCAGATAATCGAGATCGCCAACTCGACCATCTACGGGCTGACCGGCGCGTTGTTCTCGATGGACCGCCG contains the following coding sequences:
- the pruA gene encoding L-glutamate gamma-semialdehyde dehydrogenase; the protein is MLPPFKNEPYVNFNEAGPRRKMEQALELVKSKLGRTYPVIIDGEHIETGKTFDSVNPGNTEQVVGTFHKCTAELAEKALESANRAFETWRFVGAEERSRYLLNAARICRERIYELSAWMVVEEGKNWIEAYADVAEGIDFLEFYAREARRLAGTRPQTPFDNFENDYHYIPLGAGVSIPPWNFPFAIMAGITVAPIVCGNTVCLKPATPAPAIAWQLVEIFEQLHLPKGVLNFIPGSGSEIGDLLVDHPRTRFINFTGSMEVGMRIYERAAKVHHDKGQKWLKRTVLEMGGKDFVAADETAEVDKVVEAVTVSAFGFQGQKCSAGSRVILHRDIYDEVVAKLEKRVPQIVTHDVAEWIDGPAVNNHGPVINRDSYDKILAYIEIGKQEGRLLCGGGSAEVEGREGFYIQPTVFVDVPPDARVAQEEIFGPVTAVVKAEDFDQIIEIANSTIYGLTGALFSMDRRRLERGRRELHVGNLYLNRKCTGALVDVEPFGGFNMSGTDSKAGGRDYLLLFMQGKSISEVL